A genomic segment from Agrobacterium vitis encodes:
- a CDS encoding DUF1737 domain-containing protein, protein MKVYRFLTGPDDATFCHRVTDALNKGWELHGSPSLTFNPAVNQTYCGQAVVKTVEGKTYDPSMKLGEQ, encoded by the coding sequence ATGAAAGTCTATCGTTTTCTCACCGGTCCCGACGACGCCACCTTTTGTCACCGGGTGACCGATGCCCTTAACAAGGGCTGGGAACTGCACGGCTCGCCCAGCCTGACATTCAACCCTGCCGTCAACCAGACCTATTGCGGGCAGGCGGTGGTGAAGACCGTCGAAGGCAAGACCTATGATCCGTCCATGAAACTGGGTGAACAATAA
- the leuD gene encoding 3-isopropylmalate dehydratase small subunit: protein MEKFTKLTGVAAPLPVVNIDTDMIIPKDYLKTIKRTGLGTGLFAEARYHQDGSINPDFVLNKPAYQNAKILVAGDNFGCGSSREHAPWALLDFGIRCVISTSFADIFYNNCFKNGILPIVVSQENLEKLMDDAQRGSNAVVTVDLESQEITGPDGGSISFEIDEFKRHCMLNGLDDIGLTMEKSGAIASFETSNTASRPWA from the coding sequence ATGGAAAAGTTCACGAAGCTCACCGGGGTCGCGGCACCGCTGCCGGTCGTCAATATCGATACGGATATGATCATTCCGAAGGATTACCTGAAGACGATCAAGCGCACTGGCCTTGGAACAGGCTTGTTTGCCGAAGCCCGCTATCATCAGGACGGCTCGATCAATCCGGATTTCGTGCTCAACAAACCAGCCTATCAAAACGCCAAGATCCTGGTCGCTGGCGATAATTTCGGCTGTGGTTCCTCGCGTGAACACGCGCCTTGGGCCTTGCTGGATTTCGGCATCCGTTGCGTGATCTCCACCAGCTTTGCCGATATTTTCTACAATAACTGTTTCAAGAACGGCATCCTGCCGATCGTCGTCAGCCAGGAAAACCTGGAAAAGCTGATGGATGACGCCCAGCGCGGCTCTAATGCCGTCGTGACCGTGGATCTGGAAAGCCAGGAAATCACCGGCCCGGATGGTGGCAGCATCAGCTTCGAAATCGACGAATTCAAGCGTCATTGCATGCTGAACGGCCTCGATGACATTGGCCTCACCATGGAAAAATCCGGTGCGATTGCTTCGTTCGAGACATCCAACACCGCATCGCGCCCCTGGGCCTGA
- a CDS encoding HpcH/HpaI aldolase/citrate lyase family protein, with translation MQTNPPNRRPRFRRSLLSVPAINLRALEKSLSLPCDGMIFDLEDSVADGSKAEARDILRQFLQHADLNGREAIIRVNSSDTRWFVEDLALVKAIKPDAVLLPKAERVEDLHRLRTAAGAGPALWAMIETPKAVLAAAELACAGAALGLECLVVGLNDLRKETRVPPGLGRQYLVPWLMQVVLAARAYGLEVIDAVSNDFRDLDGFAAECSQGRSMGFDGKMLIHPAQIEAANLYFGPSEADIAEARAIVAAFSAPEAAHLNVINLHGRMIERLHVAEAEHLLSKLFLLEPRPSSSIQKG, from the coding sequence ATGCAGACCAATCCGCCCAATCGCAGGCCGCGCTTTCGTCGCTCGTTGCTCAGCGTTCCCGCTATCAACCTTCGTGCATTGGAAAAATCCCTGTCGCTTCCTTGCGATGGAATGATTTTCGATCTGGAGGATTCGGTTGCAGACGGTAGCAAGGCCGAGGCACGCGATATCCTGCGGCAGTTTCTGCAACACGCGGATTTGAACGGTCGTGAAGCCATTATCCGCGTCAATAGCAGTGATACGCGCTGGTTTGTCGAGGATTTAGCCCTTGTAAAGGCGATCAAGCCGGACGCGGTTTTGCTGCCCAAGGCTGAACGGGTGGAAGACCTGCACCGGCTTCGCACCGCAGCCGGGGCGGGGCCTGCCCTCTGGGCGATGATCGAGACACCGAAGGCTGTACTGGCGGCGGCGGAGCTTGCCTGTGCGGGCGCGGCACTGGGGTTGGAATGCCTTGTGGTCGGGCTGAACGACCTGCGCAAGGAAACCCGGGTGCCACCGGGCCTTGGCCGTCAATATCTGGTTCCCTGGCTGATGCAGGTGGTCCTGGCTGCCCGTGCGTACGGACTTGAGGTTATCGATGCGGTTTCCAATGATTTTCGCGATCTGGACGGCTTTGCAGCGGAATGCAGCCAGGGCCGTTCGATGGGCTTTGACGGAAAGATGCTGATCCACCCTGCCCAGATCGAGGCGGCCAACCTGTATTTCGGCCCATCGGAAGCCGATATCGCCGAGGCGCGAGCAATTGTCGCGGCTTTCTCGGCGCCCGAGGCAGCGCATCTCAATGTCATCAATCTGCATGGCCGGATGATCGAGCGGCTGCATGTCGCCGAAGCCGAGCATCTTCTGTCCAAGCTGTTTCTTCTTGAACCACGACCATCATCTTCAATCCAGAAAGGATGA
- the leuB gene encoding 3-isopropylmalate dehydrogenase produces the protein MTVRKLFLLPGDGIGPEAMNEVRKIVSYMNSALGAGFETDEGLVGGCAYDAHGAAISEADMAKAMAADAVLFGAVGGPKWDGVEYDVRPEAGLLRLRKDLELFANLRPAICYPALASASSLKPELVEGLDILIIRELTGGVYFGEPKTITDIGNGQKRAIDTQVYDTYEIERISAVAFELARTRRNAVCSMEKRNVMKSGVLWNQVVTALHKAKFSDVKLEHMLADAGGMQLVRAPKQFDVIVTDNLFGDMLSDVAAMLTGSLGMLPSASLGAPDAKTGKRKALYEPVHGSAPDIAGRGIANPIAMIASFAMCLRYSFAMVDEADKLEKAIANVLDKGIRTGDIMADGCKQVGTVEMGDAILAEFQSLMN, from the coding sequence ATGACAGTTCGCAAACTCTTCCTTCTTCCTGGCGATGGCATTGGGCCTGAAGCCATGAACGAAGTTCGCAAGATCGTTTCCTATATGAATTCCGCGCTGGGTGCCGGCTTCGAGACTGATGAAGGTCTGGTCGGCGGCTGCGCCTACGACGCCCATGGGGCAGCGATTTCCGAGGCTGACATGGCCAAGGCGATGGCGGCGGATGCTGTACTGTTCGGCGCTGTCGGCGGTCCGAAATGGGATGGCGTCGAGTACGACGTACGCCCGGAAGCCGGCCTGCTGCGGCTGCGAAAGGATCTCGAACTGTTCGCCAACCTGCGTCCGGCGATCTGCTATCCGGCGCTGGCCTCTGCTTCCTCGCTGAAGCCGGAACTGGTTGAAGGCCTCGACATCCTGATCATCCGCGAGCTGACAGGCGGCGTTTATTTCGGTGAGCCGAAAACCATTACCGATATCGGCAATGGCCAGAAGCGCGCCATCGACACGCAGGTCTACGACACCTACGAAATCGAGCGGATTTCTGCTGTGGCCTTTGAACTGGCCCGCACCCGCCGCAATGCGGTCTGCTCGATGGAAAAGCGCAATGTGATGAAGTCGGGCGTGCTGTGGAACCAGGTGGTAACAGCGCTGCACAAGGCCAAGTTCTCCGACGTCAAGCTGGAGCATATGCTGGCCGATGCCGGCGGCATGCAATTGGTGCGTGCACCAAAGCAATTCGACGTCATCGTCACCGACAATCTGTTCGGCGACATGCTGTCGGACGTAGCGGCCATGCTGACCGGCTCGCTCGGCATGCTGCCATCCGCCTCGCTTGGCGCACCGGATGCCAAGACCGGCAAGCGCAAGGCCCTGTATGAACCCGTCCATGGCTCGGCACCGGATATTGCCGGTCGCGGCATTGCCAACCCGATTGCGATGATCGCCTCGTTTGCCATGTGCCTTCGCTATTCCTTCGCCATGGTCGATGAAGCCGACAAGCTGGAAAAGGCCATTGCCAACGTGCTCGACAAGGGCATTCGCACCGGCGACATCATGGCGGACGGCTGCAAGCAGGTCGGCACTGTTGAAATGGGCGATGCAATCCTCGCCGAATTCCAGTCCCTGATGAACTGA